A single window of Candidatus Binatus sp. DNA harbors:
- a CDS encoding LptA/OstA family protein: protein MGSGTVGDSIRNEPANSASPAASAPQPANSDDLSGDSISVTGGVPGTPPSAAASDTNGSGSQAQPSVATAPAEAPPSAPAVAIAPAPAEAPPSVAAVPVTAADVAPAAAPSIATTTTAPEAVAPESMPVTTAATAPPAGAIAPPMTLAPVSADVPAAEPPTFAASAPAAATPPASATAPAEAVAPHKAHKASGGETKLASNAPQQGGAFGGMQFGNNKAPIDIKSKSMSLDYQNHSVLWVGDVHATQADAQLTSDQLRVNYLDKDFKQMKDMVADGNVRLSQGTRWATGKHGVMDQTNHTVVLTGSPVAHDGNDQITGCKITVYLNTSQSVVDCAHAVLFPHSEASPGAGAAPAAATD from the coding sequence ATGGGTTCGGGCACGGTCGGTGATTCGATCCGCAACGAACCGGCGAATTCGGCGTCGCCGGCCGCGTCCGCTCCCCAGCCCGCCAACAGCGACGATTTAAGCGGCGATTCGATCAGCGTGACCGGTGGAGTGCCGGGCACGCCGCCATCTGCGGCTGCATCGGACACCAACGGCAGCGGCTCGCAGGCTCAACCGTCGGTGGCGACGGCTCCGGCCGAAGCGCCGCCTTCGGCGCCGGCCGTCGCGATCGCGCCTGCTCCGGCAGAAGCGCCGCCTTCGGTGGCGGCTGTGCCGGTCACCGCAGCAGACGTTGCACCCGCCGCGGCGCCGTCAATTGCTACGACCACGACCGCTCCGGAGGCGGTTGCCCCGGAATCAATGCCAGTAACGACCGCCGCGACAGCCCCGCCGGCTGGCGCGATTGCGCCGCCGATGACGCTCGCGCCGGTCTCGGCTGACGTGCCCGCAGCCGAACCGCCGACTTTTGCGGCGAGCGCTCCCGCAGCCGCGACTCCCCCGGCGAGCGCCACCGCGCCGGCCGAAGCTGTCGCGCCGCACAAGGCGCACAAGGCGTCCGGCGGCGAAACCAAGCTCGCGTCAAATGCTCCCCAACAAGGCGGTGCGTTCGGGGGTATGCAATTCGGCAACAACAAAGCCCCGATCGATATAAAGTCCAAGTCGATGTCGCTCGATTACCAGAATCATTCGGTCCTGTGGGTGGGAGATGTGCACGCTACCCAGGCGGACGCTCAACTTACCAGCGATCAGCTGCGGGTAAACTATCTCGACAAAGACTTCAAACAGATGAAGGACATGGTCGCGGACGGGAACGTTCGGCTCAGCCAGGGCACGCGATGGGCCACCGGCAAGCACGGCGTAATGGACCAGACCAACCACACCGTAGTCTTGACCGGCAGTCCGGTCGCGCATGACGGCAACGATCAGATTACCGGCTGTAAGATCACGGTGTATCTCAACACCAGCCAGAGCGTGGTCGATTGCGCTCATGCGGTACTGTTCCCGCATTCGGAGGCATCGCCGGGTGCGGGCGCGGCGCCGGCCGCTGCAACGGATTAG
- the lptC gene encoding LPS export ABC transporter periplasmic protein LptC, with product MLSPRQIARALAGFGAAALIFLLIATIWIVRHRSAAKVLPAAAGMVPGTLLRAHNFHWTQMKAGERQWVLTAAEADYAADKTTLKLTDAVVTMDSSDGKPVVVNAPHADLTLNGNHVTRAYLTGGTVIHFGDYVLSTDSATFMPDDDKVEAPGLVTVVGDGLKVTGVGLSGHPKTRVFQLNTQVETVVTPKNDSEKSKQS from the coding sequence ATGTTGAGTCCCAGGCAAATCGCCAGGGCGCTGGCCGGTTTCGGAGCGGCCGCGCTTATTTTCCTGCTGATTGCGACCATTTGGATCGTGCGCCATCGCTCCGCTGCTAAAGTGTTGCCGGCCGCGGCCGGGATGGTCCCCGGAACTCTCCTTCGTGCGCATAATTTTCATTGGACGCAGATGAAAGCCGGCGAGCGGCAGTGGGTGCTGACCGCGGCCGAGGCTGACTACGCCGCTGACAAGACCACGCTGAAGCTGACCGACGCTGTGGTCACGATGGACTCGTCGGACGGCAAGCCGGTGGTCGTCAATGCACCGCATGCGGATTTGACCTTGAACGGGAATCATGTGACGCGCGCGTATTTGACCGGAGGCACGGTCATCCACTTCGGCGATTACGTTCTCAGCACCGATTCCGCGACCTTCATGCCTGATGATGACAAGGTCGAAGCGCCGGGTCTCGTGACGGTCGTCGGCGACGGACTGAAAGTGACTGGGGTAGGGCTGAGCGGTCATCCCAAAACGCGTGTCTTCCAGCTCAATACGCAGGTGGAGACCGTAGTCACACCGAAGAACGATAGTGAAAAATCCAAGCAAAGTTAG
- the kdsA gene encoding 3-deoxy-8-phosphooctulonate synthase has translation MGFVSVARVKAGDAVFGGPELVLIAGPCVIESYESCIRHATRLADIARRAKLPLVFKSSFDKANRTSHSSFRGPGLIAGLEILARVKREAGVAVLTDIHEPSQAVAAAEVVDVIQIPALLSRQTDLIDAAAKTGCAVNIKKGQFLAPWDMKAVVAKAEAAGTRRIILTERGCSFGYNNLVSDMRSLVIMRGFGYPVVFDATHSAQLPGAGAGGERSGGQREFVAPLARAAAAAGIDGIFMEVHEDPDRALSDGPNSYRLDDLPALLDTLKRIHHLSREAD, from the coding sequence ATCGGTTTCGTGAGCGTGGCCCGGGTCAAAGCCGGCGACGCCGTTTTTGGCGGGCCGGAACTCGTGCTGATTGCGGGTCCATGCGTGATCGAGAGCTACGAATCATGCATCCGCCACGCGACCCGGCTGGCTGATATCGCTCGTCGCGCCAAGCTGCCGTTGGTCTTCAAGTCTTCATTCGACAAGGCCAATCGCACCAGTCACAGCTCGTTTCGCGGCCCCGGCTTGATCGCCGGGCTCGAGATTCTGGCGCGCGTGAAGCGCGAGGCCGGCGTGGCCGTGCTGACCGACATCCACGAACCGTCGCAAGCCGTGGCCGCGGCCGAGGTCGTCGACGTGATTCAGATTCCCGCGCTGCTCTCCCGCCAGACCGATCTTATCGACGCCGCCGCGAAGACCGGGTGCGCCGTTAACATCAAGAAGGGCCAGTTCCTCGCCCCGTGGGACATGAAGGCGGTGGTCGCGAAGGCCGAGGCGGCCGGTACGCGGCGAATCATTCTGACCGAGCGCGGGTGTTCGTTTGGCTACAATAATCTCGTCTCCGACATGCGATCGCTCGTGATAATGCGCGGATTCGGCTACCCCGTCGTCTTCGATGCGACCCACTCGGCGCAGCTTCCGGGCGCGGGCGCCGGCGGCGAACGCTCGGGCGGTCAGCGCGAGTTCGTAGCGCCGCTGGCGCGCGCGGCGGCTGCGGCGGGAATCGACGGAATTTTCATGGAAGTGCATGAGGATCCCGACCGCGCGCTCAGCGATGGCCCCAATTCATATCGGCTCGACGACCTGCCGGCGTTGCTCGACACGCTCAAGCGAATCCATCACCTGTCCCGCGAGGCCGACTGA
- a CDS encoding CTP synthase has product MERGKTKFIFVTGGVVSSLGKGLAAASLGALLEARGLKVTLLKMDPYINVDPGTMSPTQHGEVFVTDDGTESDLDLGHYERFVQTPMGRRNNCTTGQIYDTVIQNERRGDYLGATVQVIPHITDEIKRRILSAAEGADLIIVEIGGTVGDIESLPFLEAVREFRWDLGRENVLYVHLTLVPFIPTAGELKTKPTQHSVKELTGLGIQPDILLCRCDRQLEQKLKAKIAHFCNVEENCVISAPDVPTIYEVPLRFHDEGFDQRVCEKLNIWTGAPNLSKWRRIVKTAQNPKVTLNVAVVGKYVNLQDAYKSLHEAIAHGAISNEARVNIDYVDSEELEKQNVEERLAQAHAIIVPGGFGERGTEGMIRAVRYARENGVPILGICYGLHMMVIEAARDLLGLKRANTSENAPDSPDPVIAIMESQRDVSKKGGTMRLGAYPCMLKSGSLAASLYRKARISERHRHRFEVNNAYRERLEKVGLIATGTSPDNSLVEIMELKGHPWFLGCQFHPELKSRPLDCHPLFRGLIRAAVQRRSELAVKSPKVRELRSVS; this is encoded by the coding sequence GTGGAGCGGGGAAAGACAAAATTTATTTTCGTAACCGGCGGCGTGGTCTCGTCGCTTGGCAAGGGCCTGGCCGCGGCGTCACTGGGCGCGCTGCTCGAGGCGCGCGGGCTCAAGGTCACGCTGCTGAAGATGGATCCCTATATCAACGTGGATCCCGGCACGATGAGTCCCACCCAGCACGGCGAAGTGTTCGTAACCGACGACGGCACCGAGAGCGATCTCGATCTGGGCCATTACGAGCGCTTCGTGCAGACTCCGATGGGCCGGCGCAACAACTGCACCACCGGCCAGATCTACGACACGGTTATTCAGAACGAACGGCGCGGCGACTACCTGGGCGCGACCGTGCAGGTGATTCCGCATATCACCGACGAGATCAAACGGCGCATCTTGAGCGCTGCCGAGGGCGCGGACCTGATCATCGTCGAAATCGGCGGGACGGTCGGCGATATCGAAAGCCTGCCGTTCCTGGAAGCCGTGCGCGAGTTCCGCTGGGACCTCGGCCGCGAAAATGTCCTGTACGTGCACCTGACGCTGGTGCCGTTTATCCCCACCGCTGGCGAGCTCAAGACCAAGCCCACGCAGCACAGCGTCAAAGAGTTGACCGGCCTGGGGATTCAGCCCGACATCCTGCTCTGCCGATGCGATCGCCAACTCGAACAAAAGCTCAAGGCGAAGATTGCCCACTTCTGCAACGTCGAGGAGAACTGCGTGATCTCGGCGCCGGACGTGCCGACGATCTACGAAGTGCCGCTGCGTTTTCACGACGAGGGTTTCGATCAGCGCGTGTGCGAGAAGCTCAACATCTGGACCGGCGCGCCGAACCTCTCCAAGTGGCGGCGAATCGTCAAGACCGCGCAAAATCCCAAAGTTACCCTCAACGTCGCGGTGGTCGGCAAGTACGTCAACCTGCAGGATGCGTACAAGAGCCTGCACGAAGCGATCGCGCACGGCGCGATCAGCAATGAGGCCCGGGTCAACATCGACTACGTCGATTCCGAAGAGCTCGAAAAGCAAAACGTCGAGGAGCGGCTGGCCCAGGCCCACGCGATAATCGTTCCCGGCGGCTTCGGCGAGCGCGGCACCGAGGGCATGATTCGCGCCGTCCGCTACGCCCGCGAAAACGGTGTGCCGATTCTCGGCATCTGCTACGGCCTGCACATGATGGTGATCGAGGCGGCGCGCGACCTGCTCGGCCTCAAGCGCGCCAACACCTCCGAAAACGCGCCCGACTCGCCCGACCCCGTCATTGCCATCATGGAGTCGCAGCGCGACGTCTCGAAAAAGGGCGGCACGATGCGCCTGGGCGCGTACCCGTGCATGCTGAAGTCGGGCTCGCTGGCGGCGTCGCTGTACCGCAAGGCGCGCATCTCGGAGCGCCATCGCCATCGCTTCGAAGTAAACAACGCATATCGCGAGAGGCTCGAGAAAGTCGGCCTCATCGCGACCGGCACTTCACCCGACAACAGCCTGGTCGAGATAATGGAGTTGAAGGGGCATCCGTGGTTTCTCGGCTGCCAGTTCCATCCCGAGCTGAAGTCGCGTCCGCTCGATTGTCATCCGCTGTTTCGCGGTTTGATTCGCGCGGCCGTACAGCGCCGCTCGGAGCTTGCGGTGAAGAGCCCGAAGGTGCGGGAGCTGAGATCGGTTTCGTGA
- the kdsB gene encoding 3-deoxy-manno-octulosonate cytidylyltransferase: MIAVVPARYASSRLPAKALAEIAGVPMVVRVWRQASKAKSVARVIVATDDERIAAPVRAAGGEAIMTSPAHQSGTDRIAEVASKIVADVYLSVQGDQPFIAPADLDALAAAMRSDASIQMATLAAPIEDLAEWTNPSKVKVVCGADGNALYFSRSPIPHARGGGMPKAALRHIGVYAYRREFLMKFAALPMGVLESLEKLEQLRALEHGYTIRVVKSVAPSLEVDTADDLARARALAAESTR, translated from the coding sequence GTGATCGCCGTCGTACCGGCGCGGTACGCGTCTTCCCGCCTGCCCGCAAAGGCGCTGGCGGAGATCGCGGGAGTGCCGATGGTGGTCCGGGTGTGGCGGCAGGCGTCGAAGGCAAAGTCGGTTGCGCGCGTGATCGTTGCGACCGACGACGAACGAATCGCGGCGCCGGTGCGCGCGGCCGGCGGCGAAGCAATCATGACCTCGCCGGCGCATCAGAGCGGCACCGATCGAATCGCCGAGGTCGCATCCAAGATTGTCGCCGACGTCTATCTCAGCGTGCAGGGCGATCAACCGTTTATCGCTCCGGCGGATCTCGATGCGCTGGCGGCGGCGATGCGCTCCGACGCGTCGATTCAAATGGCGACGCTGGCGGCGCCGATCGAAGACCTGGCCGAATGGACGAATCCGAGCAAGGTGAAGGTCGTGTGCGGCGCCGACGGGAACGCGCTATACTTTTCGCGAAGTCCGATTCCACACGCGCGCGGCGGCGGGATGCCCAAAGCGGCGCTGCGCCATATCGGTGTTTATGCTTATCGGCGCGAGTTCCTCATGAAATTCGCCGCCCTGCCGATGGGTGTGTTGGAGAGCCTGGAAAAGCTCGAGCAGTTGCGCGCGCTCGAGCATGGCTACACGATCAGAGTGGTTAAATCGGTGGCGCCTTCGCTGGAAGTGGACACCGCGGACGACTTGGCGCGCGCCCGCGCGTTGGCGGCTGAATCAACTCGTTGA
- a CDS encoding IS1595 family transposase codes for MFPDEDSCKAYLRDQRWPKGVRCPRCGNEKVYASKARPFHWQCTKCGKTPRAPYRFSVTVNTVFENTNYKLLIWFKVLYLMLTSKKGISALQIHRMIGSGSYRTAWFICHRLRAGLADPDFRQLMGIVEVDETYIGGSDRNRHANKKHHKTGGWDKTPVIGAIARKGNVVCKMIENADMPTMSRFVAEAVSQKVSLVATDEHSGYQYLDRWQGYPHQTIRHGQGEYVRGEVHTNNIESFWSLLKRGIVGTYHNVSKKYLPLYLNEFSFRFNNRKESDIFGKAIAGC; via the coding sequence ATGTTTCCTGATGAGGATTCCTGCAAGGCGTATCTCCGCGATCAACGCTGGCCGAAGGGCGTCCGTTGCCCACGTTGCGGAAATGAAAAGGTTTACGCGAGCAAGGCGCGGCCCTTTCATTGGCAGTGCACCAAATGCGGGAAGACTCCGCGCGCTCCTTACAGGTTCTCGGTCACCGTCAATACGGTTTTCGAGAACACGAATTACAAGTTGTTGATCTGGTTCAAGGTTCTCTACTTGATGCTGACCAGCAAAAAGGGAATCAGCGCACTTCAAATCCATCGGATGATCGGGTCCGGTTCGTATCGCACCGCATGGTTTATTTGCCATCGGCTTCGCGCCGGATTGGCCGATCCGGATTTTCGCCAACTGATGGGCATCGTCGAGGTTGACGAAACCTATATCGGCGGAAGTGACCGTAACCGGCACGCCAATAAGAAGCATCACAAGACTGGCGGGTGGGATAAAACTCCCGTCATTGGCGCTATCGCGCGCAAGGGCAACGTGGTCTGCAAAATGATCGAGAACGCCGACATGCCCACTATGAGCCGATTTGTGGCCGAAGCGGTTAGTCAGAAAGTGTCGCTGGTCGCGACCGATGAACATAGCGGTTACCAGTATTTGGATCGCTGGCAGGGCTACCCCCATCAGACGATTCGCCACGGCCAAGGAGAATATGTTCGCGGCGAAGTCCATACGAACAATATCGAATCGTTTTGGTCGCTGTTGAAGCGCGGGATCGTCGGCACGTACCACAACGTCAGCAAGAAATATCTGCCGCTGTATTTGAATGAGTTTTCGTTTCGGTTCAACAATCGCAAGGAAAGCGACATTTTCGGGAAGGCGATAGCAGGATGCTGA
- a CDS encoding D-alanyl-D-alanine carboxypeptidase family protein, whose protein sequence is MFGSAMMLSAAVVFAASPAGATAQSRRHKAVRSKRTARATGAPLYKGALLEDADSGRVLMAYNADMEWPPASMAKMMLLLVTQEQINAGRFKYDDLVRISERSAHTGGSRIGLKQGDVYPLRELMKAALVKSANDAAVAVAEKIGGSVEAMVRMMNERAQELGMTHTQYRTVDGLPPRPAHDADRTDAYDLATVGRAIIRETSLLSWSSQQKIDFDNGVCMLNNTNHLIGHFEGCDGLKTGFTFQAGFNVTSTAKRGGMRLIAVILGAPSNQQRFAQAAKVMEWGFEQFTSVPLLKSGQPLPVQVQVSSGPLIQPVAASDLKVVVPKADASAVTLVYDVPPAIDGPVVTGEPLGRVIVQNQGQAMTEVMAISPVAFAAPQTGPGEAYNASAPPSYNPNQENQ, encoded by the coding sequence TTGTTTGGCTCGGCAATGATGTTGAGCGCGGCCGTCGTGTTCGCGGCGTCGCCCGCGGGCGCGACCGCGCAATCGCGCCGGCATAAGGCGGTCCGGTCGAAGCGGACGGCAAGAGCGACGGGAGCCCCGCTCTACAAGGGTGCGCTGCTCGAGGATGCCGACAGCGGCCGCGTGCTGATGGCGTACAACGCCGACATGGAATGGCCGCCGGCCTCGATGGCCAAGATGATGCTCCTGCTGGTCACGCAGGAGCAGATCAACGCCGGTCGTTTCAAGTACGATGACCTGGTCAGAATTTCCGAACGCTCCGCGCATACCGGCGGCTCGCGCATCGGCCTCAAGCAGGGCGACGTCTATCCGCTGCGCGAGTTGATGAAAGCGGCGCTGGTCAAATCGGCCAATGACGCCGCGGTCGCAGTCGCCGAAAAGATCGGCGGATCGGTCGAGGCGATGGTCCGCATGATGAACGAGCGGGCGCAGGAACTCGGGATGACGCATACGCAGTATCGGACCGTCGATGGACTGCCGCCGCGTCCGGCCCATGATGCGGATCGCACCGACGCCTACGACCTGGCCACGGTCGGTCGCGCGATCATCCGCGAGACCAGTCTGCTGAGCTGGTCGAGCCAGCAGAAGATCGATTTCGACAACGGCGTCTGCATGCTGAACAATACCAATCATCTGATCGGGCATTTCGAAGGATGCGACGGGCTCAAGACCGGATTCACGTTTCAGGCGGGGTTCAACGTCACGAGCACGGCCAAGCGCGGCGGCATGCGGCTGATCGCGGTGATTCTCGGCGCCCCGTCGAATCAGCAACGCTTTGCGCAGGCGGCGAAAGTGATGGAGTGGGGCTTCGAGCAATTCACCTCGGTGCCGCTGCTCAAGTCCGGCCAGCCGCTTCCGGTCCAGGTGCAGGTCAGTTCGGGCCCGCTGATTCAACCGGTCGCGGCGAGCGATCTCAAAGTTGTGGTGCCGAAGGCCGATGCCTCGGCGGTCACGCTCGTGTACGATGTACCGCCGGCAATCGATGGGCCGGTCGTGACGGGAGAACCGCTCGGACGAGTGATCGTGCAGAACCAGGGGCAGGCGATGACCGAAGTGATGGCGATAAGCCCGGTAGCGTTCGCCGCCCCGCAGACCGGACCGGGCGAGGCGTACAACGCATCGGCGCCGCCGTCGTATAATCCGAACCAGGAGAACCAATGA
- a CDS encoding tetratricopeptide repeat protein — MEDYPEAIRRHRIVISDDPTNALAHYHLGFAYGVVGQHRQELAEYQKAIGLGLDDWQLFLNLGLLYLENGQTRDATQVLRLAALLGPERPETHFNLALAYERRGALAQAEQEALLSLRIDPSQPDARNTLAAIYAEEGNYVRASQEWNELVGEIPDYAPARTNLAILQHVKSSGSKGAPESSGFIRIP; from the coding sequence ATGGAAGATTACCCTGAGGCAATCCGCCGTCATCGCATCGTGATCAGCGACGATCCCACCAACGCGCTCGCGCATTACCATCTGGGTTTCGCCTACGGCGTCGTCGGACAGCATCGCCAGGAACTCGCCGAGTATCAGAAGGCGATCGGCCTTGGCCTCGATGACTGGCAGTTGTTCCTGAACCTCGGCCTGCTCTACCTCGAAAACGGGCAGACTCGCGACGCGACTCAAGTGCTGCGGCTGGCGGCGCTGCTCGGACCGGAACGGCCCGAGACCCATTTCAACCTCGCGCTGGCATACGAGCGGCGCGGCGCGCTCGCACAAGCCGAGCAGGAAGCGCTACTGTCGCTACGAATTGATCCGAGTCAACCGGACGCGCGCAACACCCTGGCCGCAATCTACGCCGAGGAAGGCAACTACGTCAGGGCGAGCCAGGAATGGAACGAACTGGTTGGTGAGATTCCCGATTACGCGCCGGCGCGGACCAACCTCGCGATTCTGCAACACGTCAAGAGCAGCGGCTCGAAGGGCGCGCCCGAATCAAGCGGTTTCATCCGCATTCCTTGA